A region of the bacterium genome:
AAGAATCTAAAACTCGAAACTTTTTCCCGGATGAGGCGAAAATAATTGTCGCTGGAAGTACCTGGCAAAAGGATGAGGAAATAATATTATCCGCATATAAGCACCTCCTGAGCCAATTTAAAGATTTAATCTTAATTTTAGTCCCGCATGAACCAAATTATGAGAGATTGAAGGAAATAGAGAAAATGACCTCAAAATTAGACCTTTTATCTATCAAATGGTCAACATTAAAGGAATTCAGCACAATTGGTGATGCAAAAGTAATCGTCGTGGACCGGATAGGACTATTAGCCCAACTTTATCAACTGGGAGATTTGACTTATGTAGGAGGGAGTTTTGGTTATGGGGTGCATAATTGCCTTGAGCCAGCGGTTATGGGTAAACCAGTCTTTTTCGGTCCCAGGATTAATAATTCTAAAGAGGCAAGATTATTAGTTGAAAGAGGAGCAGGATTTGTCGTTACCACTTCGCAAGAATTGACAACTATAATGATGCAATTATTAACCCAGCCAGAATTACTTACTAAATCAGGTCAATCTGCCTTTGAATTAGTCAAAGAAAGCTTAGGTGCTACAGAAAAAATTATGATGGAAATAGAAAAAATAATGCGATGAAAAGCCTAAATATAAAAAATGGAGTTTTTACCTTACAGGAAAAAGAAAGATTTTTGCTCATCGGTGAATTCCAGTATTTTAGAATAAAGAAAAAACTTTGGGCAGAAGGACTTTCAAAACTAAAATCTATTGGCTTTAATGGTATTTCCACTTATGTCCCATGGGTCTGGCACGAGGTAGAGGAAGGTAACTTTGATTTTAGAGGGAAAACCTATCCAGAAAGAGATTTAATTGGCTTTATAGAAGAATGTAAAAAAAAGAGTTTGTTTTTAGTTATCAAGCCAGGACCCCTCATCTACGCCGAATACCGGGGATTGGGTAATCCTTTATGGATTGGAGAGCGATATAAAGAAACCGTGATGCTTAAGCCCAATGGTAAACCACATAAGGGAGATTTTTATTATAATTACTCCTTACTCCATCCTACCTACCTTTCATTAATCAAAAAATGGTTTTCTGCGGTTATTGATGTCATCCAGCCATATTTTAATGACCCTATTGTTATGCTCCAGATAGACAATGAAACCGGACTTATGTTCTATAACCAACTTGGGGAATTAGATTTTAATTCTGACACCATCAATCATTACCAAAGTTTTTTAGAACAAAAATATCAGGCTCTATCTACCCTAAATCAGGTCTTCAAGAAGAACTATTCATCTTTTTCAGAGATTTTACCTCCAGAGAAAATATTTGGTCGTCAGGAGGCTATGGACTGGCAGATTTTTTTGGAAGTATGGGTAACAGAATATCTGTTGAAACTTAAAGAGTTGATTAAAGAATTAGGGGTCGATTTACCTCTGCTTATCAACGAACCAGCCACATATCTTTCTCCAACCAATCCCGAATTAAAAGAACCTATCGGAGATATTTATGGCTATAATTTATACACCAAAGCCACTGGTAGCCTTTATACCGCAGATTTTCCTTTTTCTAATTCCCAATATCCGGCGTTATTTAAAGCTTATACTTCTAAAAAACCATTGTTTGCTGGTGAATTAGGCAGTGGCTGGTTTGATAAAAGGGCTTATGTGTCAAATGAGGCGACATTACAGGTAATGATGGGGTCAATTGCCCACGGCGTCAAAGGATTTTGTCTATTCCCTGTTCATGATGGCGTAGAGATAACTGGTGAAATTTATAATTTTAAATCCATCCTTGATTATCAGGGAAATACTACCCCAAGATATGATTTAGTCACTAAAGTTAATAAATTTATTGTAGAGAATGAGCAAATGTTAATCTCCTCCACCGCGATTTATGACCCAATTGCGATTTTAACCTATTTCCCTAATTTTAGATTTACGCCGCAAGATTATCTTCCTTTTCAAATATTTCCAGACCCTATCAAATATATGGCTTTTTTAGGGCATTATGGCATTTACGCCTTACTTCTTCAGGCAGGTTTTAATCCCGAAATTTTATCCATAGAAAGGGTTACGGATTTGAAGAGATTTAAAGTGGTTATATTTCCAACCAAAGGGTTTATTTCGCCAGATTTATTAGAGAAACTAAGGGAATATATTAAACACGGTGGAAATCTTATTACCCTTCCCAAACCCATTACTGAAGATATCTATGGTAATCCATTACAAGTAACTGATATTTATCCAGAAATTCCCTCGCAAGAAATTTACCCTGACCGTTTAAGGTTGCTTAAACACCTTATTTGGCATTTTCTTATCAAATACAATCTTTGGACAAGACCGACTTTGAAAAAGGCACATAAAACCCAGATGCATATCTGTGATACCTTTGAACCTTTGTTGGTGGGACAACATGCCAGATATAAAGGGATAGAGATAAAATCAGAGGTAGGGGATA
Encoded here:
- a CDS encoding alpha-amylase family protein — its product is MKSLNIKNGVFTLQEKERFLLIGEFQYFRIKKKLWAEGLSKLKSIGFNGISTYVPWVWHEVEEGNFDFRGKTYPERDLIGFIEECKKKSLFLVIKPGPLIYAEYRGLGNPLWIGERYKETVMLKPNGKPHKGDFYYNYSLLHPTYLSLIKKWFSAVIDVIQPYFNDPIVMLQIDNETGLMFYNQLGELDFNSDTINHYQSFLEQKYQALSTLNQVFKKNYSSFSEILPPEKIFGRQEAMDWQIFLEVWVTEYLLKLKELIKELGVDLPLLINEPATYLSPTNPELKEPIGDIYGYNLYTKATGSLYTADFPFSNSQYPALFKAYTSKKPLFAGELGSGWFDKRAYVSNEATLQVMMGSIAHGVKGFCLFPVHDGVEITGEIYNFKSILDYQGNTTPRYDLVTKVNKFIVENEQMLISSTAIYDPIAILTYFPNFRFTPQDYLPFQIFPDPIKYMAFLGHYGIYALLLQAGFNPEILSIERVTDLKRFKVVIFPTKGFISPDLLEKLREYIKHGGNLITLPKPITEDIYGNPLQVTDIYPEIPSQEIYPDRLRLLKHLIWHFLIKYNLWTRPTLKKAHKTQMHICDTFEPLLVGQHARYKGIEIKSEVGDIRADYYLSFYEKAVTPILKYKGKPVGYISHLGLGKSIVIGTLPGGCFLTPTYYQLSKSTRTSLTTFITHLMKISGVEQKILTSLEIEVVIRNVGKGYLVFIINRLGKQEGILKFKDLNFIKATKLFSYKESSVLIKSKDEIELTIDADDVVVINLQSK